Proteins from one Setaria italica strain Yugu1 chromosome V, Setaria_italica_v2.0, whole genome shotgun sequence genomic window:
- the LOC101784052 gene encoding uncharacterized protein LOC101784052, with the protein MVASMLLRASRVATRAACSAVSAASRRAAGAGSAGAAVPDLLLPRSTPVASPLFGRYQASRRTAVACLGGAGAQDLLLRRSTPVASPPFGRCLSSLMARSDQGTLEPLTRPAFEVDDKDLESDEALWAFYERWCKFWGQERSREEMQRRFDLFKDTVLFVHRCNKNGDQLEVGMFADGKLAEQQVGVCKEVFESLPYSKSLIIGRAGPILFNNK; encoded by the exons ATGGTGGCGTCCATGCTCCTGCGTGCGTCCCGTGTCGCGACTCGCGCCGCTTGCTCAGCTGTGTCTGCTGCATCTCGCCGTGCAGCCGGGGCGGGTTCAGCCGGTGCGGCCGTTCCAGATCTGCTTCTGCCCAGATCCACCCCCGTCGCCTCTCCGCTCTTCGGGAGGTACCAGGCATCTCGACGTACAGCCGTGGCGTGTTTAGGTGGTGCGGGCGCCCAAGATCTGCTTCTGCGCAGATCCACCCCCGTCGCCTCACCGCCGTTCGGGAGGTGCCTGTCCTCCCTCATGGCCCGTTCCGATCAAG GCACACTTGAGCCTCTAACTCGTCCTGCCTTTGAGGTCGACGACAAGGACCTCGAGTCAGATGAAGCCCTGTGGGCCTTTTATGAGCGCTGGTGCAAGTTTTGGGGTCAGGAGCGGAGCCGTGAAGAGATGCAGCGTCGCTTTGACTTGTTCAAGGATACTGTACTGTTTGTGCACCGTTGCAACAAGAATGGCGACCAACTTGAAGTAGGCATGTTTGCTGATGGGAAGCTAGCTGAGCAACAAGTAGGCGTGTGCAAGGAGGTTTTTGAAAGCCTGCCTTACTCCAAGTCACTTATTATTGGGAGAGCTGGTCCCATTCTCTTCAATAATAAATAA